Genomic DNA from Dysidea avara chromosome 10, odDysAvar1.4, whole genome shotgun sequence:
ATTCATTAAACAATTATACCACTAAAGAAACATCAGTGATGCAGTGTAATTTTCAGCTGCAAGGAGACACTTTGACTTTATGAAATCATTTTATGCCAGCCTGAAATGGCATTAGACTATCTTCCTACCATAATTTTGAACTCTTGCAGGGTCACAGCCATGCAGGATTTCTCAAGGTGATTCTACTTTGACGTGACAGGCGATCATAGCAGCTGGGGGCACAGACACACCTTAATATTTCATTTCTCCTAACTGATCTCAAATTAAATGTATACACAATTGACTCCAGTTAGCAATTGTATGTGTATCATAATTTCTGACTCGCAAATGTTATCACTTGAAATCTGGATTAATTATTAGTATTCGCCATTATAAGAGAAAGCCAAGAAACATTTATACTGACATACTGATGTAACCTTCTTCACAATGTTGGTATCATTATGCACACTTCTACTCAATAAAAAGATGTTAAAACTTTTTTTTACCATACTACTATGGCATCAAGAGTTACTCTTGGTGCCGGCATGCAACTATATTTATACTGCAGGTCACATGTGACTGCATGAATTTGGTGATTTTTGCTGAACTGATGTGCAAAGTTGTGGTTGTGATCTTAGCTTTGGTAGTGTTTCTTAGGCCACGGACTAAGAAAGTTTTGTAGATATACACTGCACATGCAGGAGGTTAACCATAGAGAACTAAACAAGATACAGTATACAAATTAGCACCATACAAACTAAAGCGTTAAAGTGAGTTGACATACTTTCTTCTAATAAAGATATTGCCCCTCTCTTTTCTGCAAATACCGTAATTCGCTCTTTTTTTTCCCATATGCAAAAATtatacgaaaatttcttacacaaaattttttgcaaaagattgagatactctaatagagcagtcattcacctaaatcatacaaaaatatttttacacaaaaatttttataagaaaaaatttTTGCTAAATAAAATAAGTGAGCCCTCATCTGCCAGCCTGCCAAACATTTTTTAATTGGCAAAGAGCCAGGGGGATTCATCCAAACCCCTCAAACCCCACTTAGTTACAGCCTTGTCTTGTTATTATttcatcaataaaccaaaaatAAGAACTTACGTAATGAGTTACATTAACACACTATGGCATTTAAATTGCAGATGATAACAACACAGCACACTTCACTGCATTCTTACATTATATACACAATGAGTTTATAAAGCATAATAAGTATATTCATAAATAGTATACACTATGTACTATGCATCCCATGTACATGTTAACGTGTTCGTTTATCTATCTAATAGGTGACAGAAGTGATGGCAATGAAGATGGTTCCTGTCAAACCATAATGTCGAAATATTATAGAACTtgtttattgtacatgtattcaCACACAAGTGGATTTTTACTAGGTTTTTGCATAGATGGTACtaggttgttgttttttttccccACTGTGTGTACACGTTTGTGTATTACTAGTTTACATTAAGTACATTATGGTATACATTGGGGATGTAGAACGTGCTGTGTGGGACTTTGGGGCCTTACAAAATGAACATGTAGATACAATGCTCTGAAAAAGTGGTATATAATAGATACAGGATTTGGCAACAAAAGTATTAACACTTACAGGTGTTGCACAAATGGAATGCTGCATATAGCATTACCGTAATAAATTGAAGATGCTGCATACTTTGCGTGGACAATGGAAGGATAGAGGGGGGGGAAGGAAATGCATAATGGCACTTTTCTCTTAGAAAAGAATATATACAAAGACAGATTAGGGAGGGGGTAAGGGGACTGTAAGCATCTAGCCCAATCCCCATTTCCTATACACCAGTACTTGGCCATAATGTAACCCAAAACCCTTTACATAGCTGTCAATTGCTTTCATATGCAAGCTTACATAGTTCCATTCTTAAGATTACATAATAGCTACATACTGTGCCAGAATGTAATACATATACATAGCTCAATCCTCAAGGTACAATACATATCCAGCAGCTATATGATTTTGCTTGTGTGGTTAAATGTAAGATATATGAAGAGCAAGAGATAGATAGAATAGATGCATACAGGTAAGTAGACATTGAAGAAAAAATTGAAAGCAGAATAATCAAGCTACATAAGCATATACTATTAAAATTGTAATGCTATGACTACAAGGTGTATTATAAACCAAAGTAAGAGGAATTTTACCATTACATATATAGCACTGCATGAGCTTGATATTTCAAGGAAATAATTTTATATCAAAATTTATTGCCTCAAAATCTCTTGCCGTTCAATGTGTGTACATCAAGTGCTGAGCACATATTGTACTTCACCAATGACATGATACCATGACTGATTTTGCATCACTGTCACTCCTCTAAATTAATATAAATGTGAATATGTATAGTTGAGGTATGATCAATCCCTGAATCTATAAAATTGCCTACAAGTTGTTTTAGTAATTGCCAGCAAAATCAGCATTATGATCATTAAATTAATGTATAAAGTATGAGAACCTATATGTTGCTTCAGTCATACCATAACCATTTTCAAAAAAACCCATCTAATTTTATCATCATGCTTTGTCTTGCCCTGTACTTCCAACCAAAAGGTAACGGAAGAAATCCCACTCTTTAATTTTACACTTTTATGCAAGTATTATTTCCTCCATGCTTTGATATTACCGGTATATCGAATAAATGACACAGGTCCAGATCACTGCCTGATTGCTACACTTGATGCACACATGGATTGGAGTACATGCTTTATCTTTTCTATCATGCTTTTGCATATTGTAGGATCAGTAATGGGTGACTTTTAGCGTTGTACTATATAGTGCTATATCCCCCTAAAGTAGCCCTAGCTGGTGATGCATTAATTCTCCATCAGCCTCTACATGTGTATAAGTACGTACCATAATAAAAATACACACACATTGACTTATTAGTCAGGTAGTAAGACTGACTTGGTTAATGAGATAAACTTATCCATGCTTGCAGGGCACTTCAATTGGCAATTTATTCCACCAGCAAGTGGAAATATTGCTGTCTAAccagtgcatgtgtgtgataTATACCACTCCTCACTCAGCATGTCAGgattatatgcatgcatggcatGGGTTGTGCACTGTAGCTTCAAACTTGAACAAGCAGCACTATAGATACCTGATACAGTGTTAGGTTGACTTTAGCCTTCTTGCAGGTCCGTAGTGTGATAGTGCTTAATAAAATGGATACTTGCACATGACACGAAAAAGTATTTATATCATTGTTACTATGACCTGACTTAAATAATGATGAATGATATCATGGCAGATTGGTGTATATACTAGTGAAGATTGTTTGGGTTGTGGGTGTATGGCCAGGCACCTATGGTATAATTTACAACAATCACATCATAAATACAATTGTCTAGTGCATGCATGAATAGTTAGTTAGTCCAGTGATTTCAAGTACACCATGCATGCAGTCTCCTTCTCTATACTATGGCTGCAACCTATCTGGTGGCCTCATTGTTACACTGGAACGTGACTGGAAGTGCATTATTTAATTCCCCATTAGGTATTGCCAAAATGTATGATCTAAGGGGTTTCAGTTCATTGCCTGGTGCTGGGCAATCATTCCCTGTACTTATCCACACAGGTGAATCTGGAGATGATGAAACTGTCCTATGCAATTAGTTATATGTTTGTGTTTGAGCCTTCTTGTACTCCAGCCCTGTCTTTCTCCCTGAGCAGGTCTTTGTATTGCCACTCAGGGGTGGGCCACATGTAGGCTTATACTCTTGTGAATAGGAATATCAGTTTTCAGCTTTCTTCCATTCAGCAACTCTGTAGCACTGAATTGACATCATGGGAATCGGTGTTGCACAGAAGCAAAAGAGAATTCTGCAGGGTCAGCAGTATCTTTCAGAAACATTTTCATGATCCTCTCTCAACAAGACCATTACTTTTAGGACTGACATATGAACTTTTATGTCATTGGATACAAATTGAGATCCATTGTCAGTCACAAAATACCGATGGTACTCTGTGTCAGGTAGAGGTTAGCTGAATGATTTCTGGATAGCGGGAGAAAGGTGGAGCTTTTCAAGAACAACAATATTGTACAGTACAGAAGGATCATGGAGGTAGTTACTGATactttctctctctctcacacacacacacatacgcacacaaaaatgaccagaaaccagcacattcatggtgccttggcagtattggttaggtataatcaagcctaAAAGTACTTTACTTAGTGAAATTTTCTATTGCCAATTTACATAcaaatgctttcagacaagcgtaactcgataatgtcTGAGGTTACGGGCTTGTTTTTTTACTGTTAGAGATGTCACCTCAGTTCgcgacacgtgccttttggcgtaccacagtatgtacaatgcacacatcatgcacttgcctttgtcctcctttgtgtcccatctcttttcactgacagcacaaggtgtcgattcatagTAGTGTCCCTGTGGCTATGCACATTTAcaatgggaattgtccatattttccatagtgactgcatAAATTGATTGTGGATATGCTTTTTGtgctattcttcatttgtaacactgtgtaacaggctgaacatggctgaaaacaaagtgtaattgccactttacttttcagtaattgatggttTGGGTATGCATCCAGACCAAAATTTATTATGTATAATGCcagccattctttcttttgatgcggtatgcatggactcaccagtcataaaaaaaacaagtacaaggaaattttcaattatctaagggattatagaaataaaaaagggTCCTACACCTGCAGGTATACTTACTAGTGGAGAATTTAATCCCTATGGCTATGACTGAGGTAGGGATTAAgtgtccactagcatatctgcgggtgcaggcaacctcccttgtttcactgccttttatttctatggtccTTAAAATTCCTTTCTCCTTGTAAGGTTGTGGTACAATAAGTGGTTGTCAGCTATAGATAAAATCACCTTGGAATTTCTAACATGGTTGAATATGATCCTTCAACCTGGTGAATCTTTTGCAGTAGGAAATGATTGCATGCTGCTTAAGCTACTTGGTAGGCTGCTTGCTACTCCAGCTCACATGAAACTCAATGGCTTTTGTTTAGACAGTACAAAGGTTGAGGAAAGGGTTGGCGCTAGCTGAGTTCAAAGGTTATTTGAAGTGGCATGCCCTCAAAGGTTTAGCTGCTTCACAGCTATGATTCCTTTGGTAGCAATGATAGCTATAACTTCGTGGATGGCCTGACCATCAGATCTGGCCCTGGTCATATACTGACTCATGTTTCATTGTTGTGCATTTGTAACTGGCTATAAAATTCAGGCACATTATTATGATGACATCCTTGGTGAAGTGGAGGGGGTAGCCAGATGAGAGGGGTAACAGATTATGGGGATGTCAGAATAGTAGTTGGTAACCTGCTTATTCAGCTGGAAAATATGCTACAACCTTTCTTTGATAACTCATCATGTTCTGGAGTGCTAAAACCTCCACCAGAAGTCGTTCAGTCACTACTGGAAGACAAAATGTTGGAAGTATATACTACATACAAGgtatacaatatctatggatATGCATTTGAAGATTATGAAATCTCTGAAGCCTCGTCCCAGCCTTATCATTAACATCCACACAGTATTTCAATGTATCAAAACAATTAGATTGTCATCTTTCTATTAAACTAAACACAGTGTCAATAAAACTATCACTTGTCATCTGTGGTGAATCATGAATCGTTTTATAGTCAACAATAGCTACATTATTAGTGCTTAGTTCCTTTTTTCTGCTCTTTAATTTAATTTTCCTCGGTCTGACCCTACAATACCCATCATAAGAACGACTAGAATAATAACTTGATATTGATCTCCATTTATGGTGCATGCCGCCGCTTGTAGGTATAGCAGACTTTTCAATATAATTTTCATTCTTCTTGGACAACTCTTTAGTCTCATTTTGAGAAGTTGTGGGGTAGTTGTTTGATGCTGACAGGCAAAAGTCCCTCATCCGTGACTCCATGAAGGTTGCATCCAGAGTAACACTCTCTACACACAACCAATGTAATATCACACATACACTGCACCATATGATACTAATTACCGCCAATATCATGTTGGCCTACTGCATAATTTCCCATGCTAGTACTCTGTAGGTGGCAGCATGTAAAAGCACTTGATAGTTTTAAACTATTACTTTTGCATCACTGTCGTTCCACGTAGCCAGTGTCTCTTGCAACTGTGAAAGATACTTCACATGGCACTGCAGAAAAGCCCTATGAAAATACACATGTCAAATGTATCATGCTTCTTTCTGAATATTATATACCATAATCTACTGATGGTAGCACACATCATTAAATAGAAGGGAACAAATAATCCTggcattaactggtattgttGGATCTCCCTGATATACAGCAATTACATCATAAAGCTTTAAGTCTCAGTATACCAAAAAGTATCTTCACAAAACGTCAACACTTTCTTCAACAGTACACAACATTGTGGTATCTGTTGGGTGAGTTCATAAACCACAGACTGAACCTTATCGTCATGGAGGTAGTTGGTGGCATTGATCCCTCCAAGATTAAACCTGTATCTGAAATGAATAACACACAACATCAATGCATTTGGATGCATCATATAGACGACTGTAGTATCAGATTTTCAGCAACAGCTGTTGTGTATTTAATGACCTGCAGTATAGACAACAACATCAATGAATAGTTTACTTTGCTAGTAATCTTTGAAGATTTTTTATCTTATCTGTTACATTAAACTTATGATACTTTTTGGTATCTTTGCTTATCTGTAATTGAAATCAGTGTAACGGAGTAACAACTCCGTATAGTCTGATTACCCGGACTAGTTTTTGAAATTGTTTTTCACGCCGATGTTGATTCTTATTCCTGTACAACAGTCTAGAGAACACCTCCAGTTCTTGCGATATCGGACATCTCATTAAACTCTTCACTGCTTCGCCGGCTAAATCATAGAACACGCCTACTTCCATTTGTAGCGCACCAAAATAATATTTTGCAATGGACGACGAAGTTGATACAGCACGTGGCGCTACGGACAGGACGCCTCAGGTTATCAAAATGTACCCATGGGAGGCTAGGCACGAATGGATCGCCCGGATATCGTTTATAGAAGATCACACTCCGACGTACGGATTTGAGAGGGCGCTTAGTCTCTCTATGGTATGGGCCAACATGAAATTCCTAGGATGTCGCTACCCCACAGCCACAGAACAGCTTGTAATGAACTACAACGTGCCAGAAACAGATAAAGGCAGGAAATTTCCAAAAAATGGTGTGTATGTGTTGAATACAGAAGATTTTCCTGATGGAGTGCCGTTGGGAGCTTTGTCAGTGGTAGCTGATGAAGAATCACATTTACTAGCAGATGAGGAGGATAATGACAGTGATACATCAACACAAGTTAGTATGCTTATTTCTGATATTAGAGAAAAGGTTGAGACAGACAAGAAACAGGGTGACGTGAAACCAGCTACTACCCCCGTTAGCCCAGAATTGTCAGATATATGTTACAAGCTTAGCCTGCCTGATGATTTGAACCAACAGGATCATCCAGTTTCTGTATTGGATGCCTCATGTCAAAAAGCAAATTTGACCATCTCATATGCATTCAAGGAGCACGTTGATGAAACTACTAAGCGTCCCACTGTCATTGGTTACCAAGCAACAGTGTTAATCAATGATGTGATTGTCGGTAAGGGTGACAGCTATTCAGCTAAGAAGGATGCAAAGAAGCATGCTTGCGAGGTTGTTATTGAACGTGTGAAGGACATCCAGAAGTCAACTGGATGTGCCCCTGCACCCAACCAATCTGAGCACATTGAGAAAAGTGAGATTATGCAAACTGGTGGGGTAGGAGACCAGGCAGCCATGTCTACCGATggaataggtggaaaattgttACAGAAAATGGGTTGGGATAAGGACAGTACCAGTACTTCCCAGGCTTCTCAAGTGTTTGACTCTTATGGAAACCTTGGACGGAGTGGGTTGGGATTTGCACCACAAGAATCATCAGCGCTACGACAGAATGTTGAACAAAAACTGTATGAATTTGTGAACTCTGACAAAGATGAGTTAGTGTTTTCATCAGAGTTTTCCCTTGATGAGCGTAAACTGATCCATTCGTTGTGTGCTAAGTACAAACTCAGTCACAAATCTCATGGTAAAGGAGATGAGAGAAAGTTGGTCATCCAGAAGAAAGCAAATGCACAGACAGACTCTGAAACAGCTAACCAAAAAAGTTACGGTCAACACTACGAATTTCACCACTCATACGACCAACAGTCAAACCCATCATCTCAGTATGGGAGGCAGGATGGAGGGAGATCAGCTATGCAAAGTAGCTTTTTTCAACCTGCAGTGAACAAGGCTGATTCATCTAGGTCACATCCTTACCAGGGCTACAGGCAGCACCACTCACATCAGATATGGGAGGGGAAAAGATACTAAAAGCAGTATCTTATTACGTGATTTTTTTTGATTACATAAGCACGGCACGTACGTATGCGTATTTGTAAATTTTGTTGAAATACAATGAAATACGGATTAAATCCATTCAATGTTAAaagtttaattgtgggtttgagatATTTGAAAATGTTTTACGAATCTGATTCGCTTCCAGCAGGGAGTGTGGACCTGGAATGCCTTTACCGTGGGTCGATGCTGCGCTCACAACTACTCGTTACACTGTACACTTCAGCTATTGCTGAAAATCCGATGCTACAATCGTCTTTTTATGATGCAGGCGATATTGTTCAAGCCAGTTGTCATGTTAGTAGGAAAGCGACCAGATTCCTAACCCAGTTTGAAAAGACTTGTAGTGAAAATGAACTAATGGATGTTAGTAGCCACTATTGTATGCGACTGGCGGCATGTGGCAGGAAAGATACAAAAGTCATGCTGTTGATAGCTGAGTGTCTTCTCTTCTCACTGAGGTACGCTAACATGGACCCCAGTGACATGACTCAGTTCCTTTTGAAGCACAAATCACAAGATCTATTTAAATACTTGCCTATAAACACCAAGGACACACTAGACACATTATCTAAGGCTATCTGTAAAAAGGAGAGTAGCTACACTGTGAAGGTCCCATGGACATATGCACTGGACCAAGTGTCTACTAGAAGTGTAGTATTGGATAATGGAGCTGCCCGTGTGCCTTGTACATATCTGCTAGAGGCCTGTGTGGACCAATACTTTACCACACTCCAAAGTGGCTTGGACTTTGCCAAGACTGCTTAcagcacaggtactgaatgtaCAGTGGAATGTCTCTACAATTCAGACACTTGTCATTGAtattgcacatgcacacattttGAACCCTGAAATAAGTAATTGTATGTCATAGTTGGTACTGTTTGagtagtctcacatggccagaccacttttttcttttgtgttgggGTAGGGAAAAAAagaaacacaaaagaaaaaaaggagtctggccatgcgagactccTGTTTGAGTGAGTGTTGTGAGGCTGGAGGTAATGctagaggaggttggtcacccTATGACATTTGATTACCTAACGCAAGTATAGTCCCAGGTGTTTAACAGCTGGGAAAGCAGCACGTTGTACTGAGAGAGTATGTAAGGCTTGGAATATCAGCAAGTGTCaatgttgaattagttcaatttctttgagatcacgagatgaatGACGCGTGACCAGGTAATGGCATTGACACGTGGAGCATATTTGTGAATACTAAAACTTGTGAACTGATCCTTTACAGTTAGTCACAACTGCATTTTCATGTATCGGTTCATGTCTGAAAAATTCCCTCCTCATGCTGTTTGTTATCTATTTCTACTAGTGGTAAGTGATGAAAGAATGGCAGAGTTGTTGCCACAAGTGACTCACTGGTTGGAGGCTGGTTGTCAGTCTCATGGTAGCAGGGATCACAGCAGAAACACTCCAGCCTATCAGATAAGTGCAGAGGATGTCGACAAGATTAGTGTAATGTTCCCACTGTGTATGAGGCGACTACACCGTACACTGAGACGAAAGCATCGACTGAATCATACATTCAGGGTGAGAATTAACTAAAGATGTACTACCAGAATTACtctgtcagcagattcaatatACACTGTTCTTGAAGTCTATTGGATTGGGAATGGAAGATGCCATAGAATTCTGGAAATCAGAATACTTAAAACCACATTCTGATTGTCAGGTATATGTTGCCTTGTACTGTAGGTTATAACATGTCAACAATATTGGTAGTGTAGTGTTTTGTGCAACTTTACATAGTGAATACACATGCTTAAACTACTCTTTGCAAACATTAGTGTGGCATCTTTCTAATGCAACAGCTGACAATGAAAATGTTGATTAGAAGCCCCTTGAATCACCTTCCTTCGAAAGAAGGGACCAAAATCCTGAGACCACTGTAGCCAAAACTCGAGACCCTTTTATGGATACCCCTATTTACAAAGATGTACAACTGTCAGGATAACATGTAAATTCACGTATGGTAGCATGGCTGtagcatgcacgcacacacacacacacactgcagtCTACCTATATACACACTATCCCCTCCTACAGGCTGGTGGTTGCAGTCACAACTGGTCATCTGACAAACAGAGGTACACATACAGTATCAGACATCTCTATGGCAAAGAAGGCAGGATGGTGAACTACAGTGCACACAGTTGTCAAACATTACAAAATCAAGTGATAAATCCAACACACGAAGGAGGATGCCCCTTTAAGTTGTTACACTAAACAACCTCTCCATTTATTCACAACTTCATCTTACAGGCATTCAGATAAAGAAAGCTTATATGCTACTCTCTATTCAGACAAACTAGCCACCAGTGACATAGAAGATAttgtacagctagctagttcAGGACAGTATAGTGCAGCATGTAAGTTACACCACACAGCAAGAGTGAACCTTGTTGTACAAGCAAATGACAAACCAACTGAGGTAATAAAACTTGGGAGTTGGCCGCCTATAAATTGTGTACACTATATGATTAGATACCATCATCTGTGATTCCCATTGAGTGTGAAGACAAAGACAACACAAAGTTAGCTGATTCTGAGGTATGTATATACCCTATTGATTTAAGTGACTTGATAAATTAGATTCAGCCAACTACAACTCCTGGTGCTGAGGAAGGTCCAAACCTATTTTTCAGTCCAGCCAAATACTTCAGTTCATTCGTGGATGAAATACCGAGCGATTCATGATAGcattataaaataaattatttttggtGATTTGAATTTGGTGTGGTGTGGTCAATGTAAGTGAAGCCATTTTTCATCACTAGGTAACTCAGTCCGGATGCTATTGTCGATATACCTGTTATGTACCACATCGACTGGAGTAATGGATGACCCACAAACTGGAACACAGGAGCACACATGGTGCCCCCAATTAGTGCCAACTGTAGAGCAGTATTTAACTGTAACAATAAACATTTGTTAAGGATATTTATAAATTATCAAAATTTCCCACCTTGCCAAACGTTGAAGGAACAGCTTTGACAGTTGTCGTTTTAACATCCCAATAACGTTGCCAAGTTCTCTTAAAGAGGGAAAAAAGAACTCGAATTTTGTCGATCACTTAAAATTCTTACTGGGTGAGGCAAAGTGGTGTATCGCATATAAAATGTCATCAGAATCAATGCAGCATCCCTTCCCATAAATAGTACCGTTAATCCTACTATAGAAAATAACGTACATTTATGAAGAGGTGCTTAGAACACTTACAAGGGAGAAGGTTTGATACAGTTAGTGCCACACAGACAAAAGCCAGGAGACATTTGTCAGCTAATGGATCCAGTATTGTGCCAAAGTTGGATGCTTGGCTGGGAAACACACGAGCTATTAACCCATCCACCTATAGAAAGTTGATAACACGCAACTACTATACAGAGTGCATTTTGTAACAGAAAAGTATTCATAATTGAATGTGGAGTACCACAGAATGGATTAATTGTATTACTGAATGTCATGGTCCCTTATATGTACGTGTGACTTCCAATAGTAGTAAAGTTGTGTATCTATCTAGAATTTATTATCCCTTTAATAAGCATGtagcatgtacatgtatgctgCAGTATTAGTCATTACTGCTACTTACCGTATACCTAGAAATTTTTGCTGAGCGTAATTTTCGTGGTTAGTAAAGCTACCATGAAATTTGTAGCATGTGAAATTTTATGTGTGTCCTAGAAACCTCAACTCACCTTACTGATAAATTACTGgtgtgtgatactgtttgtTAGTCTGATGCAGCTACCCCTTCAATTAGATTTCCAATCAAAGGGGAGGCCATGCCAGACTAACTGTAGGCATATGTGGATTCCACATATGCTTACAAATAGTATCACACatatgggtgtggctcatgaaagaagctagCTTTCTGCAAGACTAGACTGTGTCTCATGCAGAGATTGCCACTACTTGGTTCAGATGCGCTTTAGCAATCTGTATGACATTTGAAGTAAAAATCAATGACCCTTCGTAGCTATGTGGCTGAGAACAAATCTTCAAATCAAGCAACAGTGATCCGTGAAATTTAATACACAAAAATCCTGGGCTaatgtgaaatttaaaatgcaaaaatccTGACAATGTACATAACCGTGAAAATTTCTGGGTGAAGTTGAGGTTAGTACTAGTACCCCAGATAAGGCTGTGAACATGTCTCATGGATGAAGGCGTATGCACTCAAATCCTACTTGAGCATCACCAATTAAGTACACATGCACATCACATGCACATTAGTCTTGCATAGCCAGTTCACTTATTGTGTTGGTTCCCACCCCCCACACAAAAAGGGAAAAAAGGTGGTCTGGCTATGTGAAACTAACTATACGCACATAGTACGTACCACATCAGTGATTCCTGCTGCAGTGAACAAGACAAGTGCTGGCAAGTAGGCCTCATAGACAATCAAATACCCCAATACTGGTGATATAGCAATACGCATCACTGACAGCAAGTTGGGAACAGTGAAGATGTTCTCCTGGAGAaaaaatatcacgtgataaCATGTGTGCAGTGCCCACATCACTTGCATGTCACCTTAATTTCCAATTTGAATTTCGCATCATTGAAGTTTCTG
This window encodes:
- the LOC136236405 gene encoding uncharacterized protein codes for the protein MEVGVFYDLAGEAVKSLMRCPISQELEVFSRLLYRNKNQHRREKQFQKLVRISKDTKKYHKFNVTDKIKNLQRLLAKYRFNLGGINATNYLHDDKVQSVVYELTQQIPQCCVLLKKVLTFCEDTFWEIQQYQLMPGLFVPFYLMMCATISRLWAFLQCHVKYLSQLQETLATWNDSDAKSTSMGNYAVGQHDIGESVTLDATFMESRMRDFCLSASNNYPTTSQNETKELSKKNENYIEKSAIPTSGGMHHKWRSISSYYSSRSYDGYCRVRPRKIKLKSRKKELSTNNVAIVDYKTIHDSPQMTSDSFIDTVFSLIER
- the LOC136236395 gene encoding uncharacterized protein, which codes for MDDEVDTARGATDRTPQVIKMYPWEARHEWIARISFIEDHTPTYGFERALSLSMVWANMKFLGCRYPTATEQLVMNYNVPETDKGRKFPKNGVYVLNTEDFPDGVPLGALSVVADEESHLLADEEDNDSDTSTQVSMLISDIREKVETDKKQGDVKPATTPVSPELSDICYKLSLPDDLNQQDHPVSVLDASCQKANLTISYAFKEHVDETTKRPTVIGYQATVLINDVIVGKGDSYSAKKDAKKHACEVVIERVKDIQKSTGCAPAPNQSEHIEKSEIMQTGGVGDQAAMSTDGIGGKLLQKMGWDKDSTSTSQASQVFDSYGNLGRSGLGFAPQESSALRQNVEQKLYEFVNSDKDELVFSSEFSLDERKLIHSLCAKYKLSHKSHGKGDERKLVIQKKANAQTDSETANQKSYGQHYEFHHSYDQQSNPSSQYGRQDGGRSAMQSSFFQPAVNKADSSRSHPYQGYRQHHSHQIWEGKRY
- the LOC136236393 gene encoding DNA primase large subunit-like, with amino-acid sequence MKYGLNPFNVKSLIVGLRYLKMFYESDSLPAGSVDLECLYRGSMLRSQLLVTLYTSAIAENPMLQSSFYDAGDIVQASCHVSRKATRFLTQFEKTCSENELMDVSSHYCMRLAACGRKDTKVMLLIAECLLFSLRYANMDPSDMTQFLLKHKSQDLFKYLPINTKDTLDTLSKAICKKESSYTVKVPWTYALDQVSTRSVVLDNGAARVPCTYLLEACVDQYFTTLQSGLDFAKTAYSTVVSDERMAELLPQVTHWLEAGCQSHGSRDHSRNTPAYQISAEDVDKISVMFPLCMRRLHRTLRRKHRLNHTFRIQYTLFLKSIGLGMEDAIEFWKSEYLKPHSDCQAGGCSHNWSSDKQRYTYSIRHLYGKEGRMVNYSAHSCQTLQNQVINPTHEGGCPFKHSDKESLYATLYSDKLATSDIEDIVQLASSGQYSAACKLHHTARVNLVVQANDKPTEIPSSVIPIECEDKDNTKLADSEIQPTTTPGAEEGPNLFFSPAKYFSSFVDEIPSDS
- the LOC136236409 gene encoding probable cardiolipin synthase (CMP-forming) → MYLATSRVVWRGITSLHVRFVHGTITGEAQRCSVNQGILRLSDSVIWKQSHRLMRHSRNFNDAKFKLEIKENIFTVPNLLSVMRIAISPVLGYLIVYEAYLPALVLFTAAGITDVVDGLIARVFPSQASNFGTILDPLADKCLLAFVCVALTVSNLLPLGLTVLFMGRDAALILMTFYMRYTTLPHPRTWQRYWDVKTTTVKAVPSTFGKLNTALQLALIGGTMCAPVFQFVGHPLLQSMWYITGISTIASGLSYLVMKNGFTYIDHTTPNSNHQK